A DNA window from uncultured Methanoregula sp. contains the following coding sequences:
- a CDS encoding ABC transporter permease produces MDIVYTIWLRSMKRYLRSKSRIIGSISMPLFLLIFLGFGLNAVVTLPGSENYILFLMPGMVAMSVLFTSVFSGIQIIWDKQFGFLKETLVAPVSRLEIMLGQTFGGATTAFIQGVIILVLSLFIGLAIDNPARFLTAFVFMALIGISFTAFGIAIASRMEDMTGFQLIMNFVVFPVFALSGAFFPISSLPPWMGIVTLFDPLTYGVEGIRYGLTGASQISPIVCLAVIGSFALAMTAAGAFLFRKIRF; encoded by the coding sequence ATGGATATCGTGTACACCATCTGGCTCCGGAGCATGAAGCGGTACCTCCGGTCAAAGAGCAGGATCATCGGCAGCATCAGCATGCCCCTCTTCCTCCTGATCTTCCTCGGGTTCGGGCTCAACGCAGTAGTAACGCTCCCGGGCAGCGAGAATTACATCCTCTTCTTAATGCCCGGCATGGTTGCGATGAGCGTGCTCTTCACCTCGGTCTTCTCGGGGATCCAGATCATCTGGGACAAGCAGTTCGGATTCTTAAAAGAGACGCTCGTTGCCCCGGTCTCGAGGCTCGAGATCATGCTGGGCCAGACGTTCGGCGGGGCCACCACGGCCTTCATCCAGGGGGTCATCATCCTTGTCCTTTCGCTCTTCATCGGCCTTGCGATCGACAACCCGGCCCGGTTCCTGACCGCGTTTGTCTTCATGGCGCTCATCGGGATCTCGTTTACCGCATTCGGCATCGCGATCGCTTCAAGGATGGAGGACATGACCGGCTTCCAGCTCATCATGAACTTCGTTGTCTTCCCGGTCTTCGCGCTCTCGGGAGCATTCTTCCCGATATCGAGCCTGCCGCCCTGGATGGGGATTGTTACCCTCTTCGATCCGCTCACGTATGGCGTGGAAGGGATCCGGTACGGCCTGACCGGCGCCTCCCAGATCTCGCCAATTGTCTGTCTTGCAGTGATCGGATCGTTTGCCCTGGCCATGACCGCAGCCGGCGCATTCCTCTTCCGGAAAATCCGGTTCTGA
- a CDS encoding ATP-binding cassette domain-containing protein, with protein sequence MTIAIHIENLTRRFGDLVAVDNISFDIGHGEIFGLLGPNGAGKTTTLSMLSTMLEPSSGTATINGIDITKDEDGVRRSIGIVFQDQSLDEELTAYENMDFHGRLYRIPKETRNARIEELLRLVELYDRKDDLVKTFSGGMRRRLEIARGLLHHPSVLFLDEPTLGLDPQTRNLLWQYIATLAKEKGITIILTTHYMEEADRLCNRIAIIDHGKIIAMDTPEKLKDLIGGDVVTIGSADPEKIVAVLSGTGAKKTEIHENKVIVSLANAEQHISEIVLLLAEKKIPIDSIAIRKPTLEDVFLFFTGKTIREQEADTKEMMRRHQKMMRR encoded by the coding sequence ATGACCATAGCAATACATATTGAGAATCTCACCCGGCGCTTTGGCGATCTCGTTGCGGTTGACAACATCTCGTTCGATATCGGCCACGGCGAGATCTTCGGCCTGCTCGGTCCCAACGGGGCCGGCAAGACAACAACGCTCTCCATGCTCTCAACCATGCTCGAGCCAAGCTCCGGCACGGCCACCATCAATGGCATCGATATCACAAAAGACGAAGACGGGGTGAGAAGATCCATCGGCATCGTCTTCCAGGACCAGAGCCTTGACGAGGAACTCACCGCGTACGAGAACATGGATTTCCATGGCAGGCTCTACCGGATCCCAAAAGAAACCCGCAACGCCAGGATCGAAGAACTCCTCAGGCTCGTGGAACTCTATGACCGGAAAGACGATCTTGTCAAGACCTTCTCCGGCGGCATGAGGCGCCGGCTCGAGATCGCCCGGGGGCTCCTCCATCACCCGTCGGTTCTCTTCCTTGACGAGCCCACGCTCGGCCTCGACCCCCAGACCCGCAACCTGCTCTGGCAGTACATTGCAACGCTTGCAAAGGAGAAGGGGATCACAATAATCCTCACCACCCACTACATGGAGGAGGCGGACCGGCTCTGCAACCGCATTGCCATCATCGACCACGGGAAGATCATCGCCATGGATACTCCCGAAAAACTCAAGGATCTCATCGGGGGCGATGTCGTGACCATCGGGTCAGCGGATCCCGAAAAGATCGTAGCGGTTCTATCCGGCACCGGGGCCAAAAAGACAGAAATCCACGAGAACAAAGTGATTGTCAGCCTGGCAAACGCCGAGCAGCATATCAGTGAGATTGTCCTCCTCCTTGCAGAGAAGAAGATCCCGATCGATTCGATCGCCATCCGGAAGCCGACGCTTGAGGATGTCTTCCTCTTCTTTACCGGTAAAACGATCCGGGAACAGGAAGCCGATACCAAAGAGATGATGCGCCGGCACCAGAAAATGATGAGGCGCTAA
- a CDS encoding DUF2202 domain-containing protein, whose product MSRSIVFLVLLVVCVIAAAAGCTSQQAAKTPVTAPNVTIVVPNISVVQSTFAILPQAALNDTERSDILLLQEEEKFLADLNAVLYTQHTDVPLFLSISNVSKMYQTADNAILQRYGIANPEKDLPGVFANQKVQLAYNNAVNTGSMSAKDALMVDATAEDMHIADLEAAISRTDNRDNIFIYRQELISSRNNMRAISQWIAAYGGVYTPTYLSPAYYNSLITTPAEYVPAIK is encoded by the coding sequence ATGTCGAGATCCATTGTCTTCCTTGTCCTGCTCGTCGTATGCGTGATTGCTGCCGCCGCAGGCTGCACGAGCCAGCAGGCTGCAAAAACTCCGGTGACTGCGCCGAACGTAACGATTGTGGTGCCGAACATCTCGGTTGTCCAGAGCACGTTTGCAATCCTCCCCCAGGCAGCCCTCAACGACACCGAGCGGTCGGATATCCTCCTCCTGCAGGAAGAGGAGAAGTTCCTTGCCGATCTCAATGCGGTCCTGTACACCCAGCACACCGATGTCCCGCTCTTTTTGAGCATCTCCAATGTATCGAAGATGTACCAGACGGCCGACAATGCGATCCTCCAGCGGTACGGGATTGCCAATCCCGAGAAAGATCTTCCCGGTGTATTTGCAAACCAGAAAGTCCAGCTCGCCTACAACAATGCGGTGAACACCGGCAGCATGTCGGCAAAGGATGCACTCATGGTCGATGCAACTGCCGAAGACATGCATATCGCGGATCTCGAAGCGGCTATCTCGCGGACCGACAACCGGGACAATATCTTCATCTACCGGCAGGAGCTCATCTCGTCGCGCAACAATATGCGGGCCATCTCCCAGTGGATAGCTGCGTACGGCGGGGTTTACACGCCAACGTATCTCTCGCCTGCCTATTACAACAGCCTGATCACGACCCCGGCGGAATATGTGCCGGCGATAAAATAA
- a CDS encoding class I SAM-dependent methyltransferase, producing MQISHLITTLHQPPLYEQGNASMWEDDHISRHLLELHLNPDCDAASRKRSTIEKTIQWIGTFTNTEKKSILDLGCGPGLYCELLAEAGHDLTGVDFSKRSITYAKESAGKKGLRIEYLRKNYLDLSFENRFDLAMMIFCDFDVLVPADRTRLLENIYQALKPGGLFIFDTLNGKAPAAMKIPGKFWEAADRGFWKNCPYLCLSETFHYEDARVILQQHTVCSDQDQPSVYRFWTHYYEHGMLASILDNEGFTIESTCDDLLPDNGSGTQDMVTFYVARKR from the coding sequence ATGCAGATATCCCATCTTATCACAACATTACACCAGCCGCCGTTGTATGAACAGGGCAATGCAAGCATGTGGGAGGATGATCATATCTCCCGGCACCTGCTTGAGCTGCACCTGAACCCGGACTGCGATGCGGCGAGCAGGAAGCGATCCACCATTGAAAAAACCATCCAATGGATCGGGACCTTCACCAATACCGAAAAAAAATCGATCCTGGATCTGGGCTGCGGACCCGGTCTCTACTGCGAACTGCTGGCAGAGGCCGGGCACGATCTGACCGGTGTGGATTTCTCAAAACGTTCCATAACATACGCAAAAGAGAGCGCCGGAAAGAAAGGACTGAGGATCGAATATCTCCGGAAAAATTATCTTGATCTCTCGTTTGAGAACCGGTTCGATCTGGCAATGATGATCTTCTGTGATTTCGATGTGCTTGTTCCGGCAGACCGGACACGGCTCCTTGAAAACATTTACCAGGCACTCAAACCGGGTGGACTATTCATCTTCGATACGCTCAACGGGAAAGCACCGGCCGCAATGAAAATTCCCGGCAAATTCTGGGAAGCCGCAGACCGCGGATTCTGGAAGAACTGCCCCTATCTCTGCCTTTCAGAGACCTTCCACTATGAGGACGCAAGGGTCATACTCCAGCAGCATACGGTCTGCTCGGATCAGGATCAGCCCTCAGTGTACCGGTTCTGGACCCATTACTACGAGCACGGGATGCTGGCATCAATCCTCGATAACGAAGGATTTACCATAGAAAGTACCTGCGATGATCTGTTACCGGACAATGGATCCGGTACACAGGACATGGTCACATTTTATGTTGCACGAAAACGGTGA
- a CDS encoding MFS transporter, whose product MSGLSDTTVRRLITTTVVLGSFMGAADASIVIMAMPTLAGYFSAGTSEALWILISYLLVVTAFLIPFGRLGDLHGQKKIYIAGFALFTLSSALCGISADLSGLILCRALQGLGGAMIVSTGPAIISLSIPAEVRGRAFGYLSSANGLGLAAGFGLGGLILPFLPWQWIFFINIPIGIAACGIAYFCIPPDLPHRGAQCVKFDVFGALLIMLSAGLFVYILSIGHELGFTNPVILAAGILSLVSCAAFIVYERRQSSPLIPFMLLKNPAVGFGFGATLVHRIVIAGMTFLLPLYFVLVLGYSTAFTGFLLFVPSLVIMVTGPLAGSLSDRWGSWGLCVLAGFLLLLSLVLFIVCHDTSALILIIPALLLRAASIGLFVSPNLRSILSSVPREHRGAASAIWSFVSYLASIIGIAIFESIFDIWIRDNGPEGIPGAIPLVNTFPALVNGFQIAFLAGMVFVFCMIVLTVLIKDGDPYGKEEPARCEMPETAAE is encoded by the coding sequence GTGAGCGGGCTCTCCGATACAACAGTTCGGCGCCTTATCACGACAACCGTTGTGCTCGGTTCGTTCATGGGGGCGGCCGATGCAAGTATCGTCATCATGGCGATGCCGACCCTGGCCGGGTACTTCAGCGCAGGGACGAGCGAGGCCTTGTGGATCCTGATATCCTATCTCCTTGTCGTCACTGCGTTTCTCATCCCCTTTGGCCGGCTCGGGGACCTGCACGGGCAGAAGAAGATCTATATCGCGGGTTTTGCACTCTTTACCCTGAGTTCCGCTCTGTGCGGGATCTCGGCTGATCTGTCCGGCCTGATCCTCTGCCGGGCCCTCCAGGGACTGGGCGGGGCAATGATCGTCTCCACCGGTCCTGCCATCATCTCGCTTTCGATCCCGGCAGAGGTGCGGGGCAGGGCGTTCGGGTACCTCTCATCGGCTAACGGGCTTGGCCTTGCAGCCGGGTTCGGCCTTGGGGGTCTCATCCTGCCGTTCCTCCCGTGGCAGTGGATCTTCTTCATCAACATCCCGATTGGAATTGCAGCATGCGGGATCGCGTACTTTTGTATCCCCCCGGACCTTCCGCACCGGGGAGCGCAGTGTGTGAAGTTTGACGTTTTCGGTGCACTTCTCATCATGCTCTCGGCCGGACTCTTCGTGTACATCCTCTCGATCGGCCATGAACTCGGCTTCACAAATCCGGTCATTCTTGCAGCAGGGATACTCTCGCTGGTCTCCTGCGCAGCTTTCATTGTATACGAACGCCGGCAGTCTTCGCCTCTCATCCCGTTTATGCTGTTGAAGAACCCGGCAGTCGGGTTCGGGTTCGGAGCAACCCTGGTCCACCGCATCGTGATCGCCGGGATGACATTCCTTCTCCCGCTCTACTTTGTGCTGGTGCTGGGCTATTCAACAGCGTTCACCGGGTTCCTTCTCTTCGTCCCGTCCCTGGTCATCATGGTGACCGGGCCGCTTGCCGGATCCCTGTCAGACCGGTGGGGTTCGTGGGGGCTCTGCGTGCTTGCCGGATTCCTCCTCCTCCTCTCGCTTGTCCTCTTCATTGTCTGTCATGATACGTCGGCTCTCATTCTCATCATCCCCGCCCTTCTCCTGCGGGCTGCCTCCATCGGGCTGTTCGTATCGCCGAACCTGCGGAGCATTCTTTCATCGGTTCCCCGGGAGCACCGGGGGGCCGCGTCCGCTATCTGGTCCTTTGTGAGCTACCTTGCTTCCATCATCGGGATTGCGATCTTCGAGTCAATCTTCGATATCTGGATCCGGGACAATGGGCCGGAGGGAATACCCGGCGCGATCCCTCTTGTCAACACGTTTCCCGCTCTCGTCAACGGCTTCCAGATCGCGTTCCTGGCCGGCATGGTCTTTGTCTTCTGCATGATCGTGCTGACCGTCTTGATAAAGGACGGGGACCCGTACGGGAAGGAAGAACCTGCCCGGTGTGAAATGCCGGAAACAGCCGCAGAGTGA
- a CDS encoding ATP-binding protein — MGTIVADVKDNLLSTNPEEEVLLKPFLDGFDITWGRRRKGVNTELSVYFLKPFPYIEESFGFSREIMLVYSDYKNIEPRAIQAAEHFITDMPATGRVENLNYFLISENKDVEAWTSKYLSENPESRIIVPFYADDLRNAKGDAYFVRNVLTKHLYGRDLFDYRLPILSDYYFFGRKDIVADIYDSINKNENKGVFGLRKTGKTSVLLKITRQIKENKIGEVFFFDCQSPSIKKLRWYELYEKICKEISEKFAIDFSGKFDEKYAADSFLKFISECKTCGKIILIFDEIENITPISEEQHWKSDFVSFWQTFRSVQTQHRMISTIIVGVNPYPCEMARINNIQNPLFGIVSYRYLKGLGLSDLKIMIHTLGKKMGIKFEEDAYQYVFMRYGGHPYLTRIACSYLNSTLVGLAEKKPITITKELLMKLEELIDAQLFFYSESVISELEHFYNEEYHLLELIASGQKAKFLDEAKNQEYIKHLTEYGLISYDENKMPMISIPIIGRYIGLDLMKREGRKTIYKIIEPNDREIWFINIKRSLLSDIRLLEKNSKIKQMPSLFGANSFPNAEEFSQLSVATDNTSFCAFVNACYRCFVESIDKYGRSIGKNNYFSNEIKNNYPDLWNALYRIRLYRHKCDHLELKDQLHNDFLNFIKTDLEGKRADEIPDVHFFMQQCVLDSLFFSVQIELNKLNK, encoded by the coding sequence ATGGGGACAATTGTTGCGGATGTAAAAGATAATCTTCTCTCAACGAATCCTGAAGAAGAGGTATTACTAAAACCATTTCTCGATGGATTTGATATTACTTGGGGAAGACGTCGAAAAGGGGTAAATACTGAATTATCCGTATATTTTCTCAAACCATTTCCGTATATTGAAGAATCGTTTGGTTTTTCTAGAGAAATTATGTTAGTATATTCAGACTATAAAAATATCGAACCTCGGGCAATTCAAGCAGCAGAACATTTCATTACAGATATGCCGGCAACCGGGAGAGTAGAAAATTTAAATTATTTTTTAATATCCGAAAATAAAGATGTTGAAGCATGGACTTCGAAATATTTATCTGAAAACCCTGAGTCGCGAATAATTGTTCCTTTTTATGCTGACGATTTAAGAAATGCTAAGGGCGATGCATATTTTGTCAGAAATGTACTTACTAAACATCTCTATGGTCGAGATCTATTTGATTATCGTTTACCCATTCTATCTGATTACTATTTCTTTGGAAGGAAAGATATAGTTGCAGATATTTATGACTCGATAAATAAAAACGAGAATAAGGGAGTTTTTGGGCTCCGAAAAACTGGGAAAACATCTGTATTACTTAAAATAACTCGTCAAATAAAAGAAAATAAAATCGGAGAAGTATTCTTTTTTGATTGTCAATCACCCTCAATTAAAAAGCTACGATGGTACGAACTGTACGAAAAAATTTGTAAAGAAATTTCAGAAAAATTTGCTATAGACTTTTCGGGCAAATTTGATGAAAAATATGCGGCGGATTCATTTTTAAAATTTATATCAGAATGTAAAACATGTGGGAAAATTATATTAATTTTTGATGAAATTGAAAATATTACTCCAATTTCTGAAGAGCAACATTGGAAATCCGATTTTGTTAGTTTTTGGCAAACATTTAGATCCGTCCAGACACAACATCGAATGATATCAACCATAATTGTTGGTGTTAATCCATACCCTTGCGAGATGGCTCGGATTAATAATATTCAAAACCCATTGTTCGGAATTGTATCTTATAGATACTTGAAGGGTTTAGGACTATCTGATCTCAAAATTATGATCCACACATTAGGAAAAAAAATGGGGATTAAATTTGAAGAAGATGCATATCAGTATGTTTTTATGCGGTATGGGGGTCATCCGTATCTTACAAGAATTGCCTGTAGTTATTTGAATTCAACATTAGTAGGCCTTGCTGAAAAGAAACCAATTACAATCACCAAAGAATTATTAATGAAATTAGAAGAATTAATTGATGCCCAACTCTTTTTTTATTCAGAAAGTGTCATTTCTGAATTGGAACATTTCTATAATGAGGAATATCACTTGTTAGAATTAATTGCAAGTGGCCAGAAAGCGAAATTTTTAGACGAGGCGAAAAATCAAGAATATATCAAGCATTTAACAGAATATGGCTTAATTTCGTATGATGAAAATAAAATGCCTATGATTTCCATTCCGATTATTGGCAGGTATATTGGATTAGATTTAATGAAAAGAGAAGGCAGGAAAACAATATACAAAATAATAGAACCTAATGATAGAGAGATTTGGTTTATTAATATCAAAAGATCTTTATTATCTGACATTCGCCTATTGGAAAAAAATAGTAAAATAAAACAAATGCCCTCTCTTTTTGGTGCAAATTCATTTCCAAATGCAGAGGAATTTTCTCAACTTTCGGTAGCCACGGATAATACATCTTTTTGCGCTTTTGTTAATGCATGTTACAGATGTTTTGTTGAATCTATTGACAAATATGGAAGATCTATCGGAAAAAATAATTATTTCTCAAATGAAATAAAAAATAACTACCCTGATCTATGGAATGCACTTTATAGAATACGATTATATCGTCATAAGTGTGATCATCTTGAATTAAAAGATCAGCTTCATAATGATTTTTTAAACTTTATTAAGACCGATTTGGAAGGAAAACGAGCAGATGAAATTCCTGATGTTCATTTCTTTATGCAGCAATGTGTTTTAGATAGCTTATTTTTTAGTGTCCAAATTGAATTGAATAAATTAAATAAATAA
- a CDS encoding methyltransferase domain-containing protein: MPDEKLPGGPTQDEILAISLFKLGLKSTDTVLEIGCGTGKVSVAMARASQKVCSIDIRPEAVALATKTAQEAGVHNIEFFTAEATAFVHKEGLYDCAFLGGTKNLLAILPVLAKKVRRTIVINAVLLSTLADAVNALQELGLFVEVVQVQVSRSYAIAGSVMFKPIDPVYVIVGRGAACS; this comes from the coding sequence ATGCCCGACGAAAAACTTCCCGGTGGTCCGACCCAGGACGAGATTCTCGCGATATCCCTCTTCAAGCTTGGCCTGAAAAGTACCGATACCGTTCTTGAGATCGGGTGCGGGACCGGCAAAGTCTCGGTTGCCATGGCACGAGCCTCACAAAAAGTCTGCTCGATCGATATCCGGCCCGAGGCCGTTGCCCTTGCAACGAAGACGGCTCAGGAAGCGGGCGTGCACAATATCGAATTTTTCACTGCCGAGGCAACCGCGTTCGTGCACAAGGAAGGGTTGTACGACTGCGCATTTTTGGGCGGGACCAAGAACCTGCTCGCCATTCTTCCCGTTCTTGCAAAGAAAGTCCGGAGGACAATCGTCATCAACGCGGTGCTCCTCTCAACGCTTGCGGATGCGGTCAATGCCCTGCAGGAACTCGGGCTCTTTGTCGAGGTCGTGCAGGTGCAGGTCTCGCGGTCGTACGCAATCGCGGGAAGCGTCATGTTCAAGCCCATCGATCCGGTCTATGTCATTGTCGGGCGGGGAGCAGCATGCTCGTAG
- a CDS encoding cobalt-factor II C(20)-methyltransferase, with the protein MLVGLGLGPGNPELLTLRAVRLLKEADGVFVPGRIAHDLVAPYREPVMLDFPMTDDEKKIRTCLEENARKIAPVAENGLAVFGILGDPNFFSTFSRLCAVIAETHPEIEFRTEPGISSITAFAAAGGVSINEGFSVSDGTVSDTKVLMKVRKPQEKALQMRAEGYREFVLVERMYFPDMKVYRNDELPEKSDYMSVMYARK; encoded by the coding sequence ATGCTCGTAGGGCTCGGCCTCGGGCCCGGGAACCCCGAGCTCCTGACTTTACGGGCAGTGCGGCTGCTGAAAGAAGCGGACGGTGTGTTTGTGCCGGGCCGGATCGCCCACGATCTTGTAGCCCCGTACCGGGAGCCGGTGATGCTCGACTTCCCGATGACGGACGATGAGAAAAAGATCCGGACGTGCCTGGAAGAGAATGCCCGGAAGATCGCACCCGTGGCAGAGAACGGCCTCGCGGTCTTCGGCATCCTCGGCGACCCGAACTTCTTCTCCACCTTCTCCCGGCTCTGTGCGGTGATAGCCGAGACGCACCCGGAGATCGAGTTCCGGACCGAGCCCGGTATCAGTTCGATCACGGCCTTTGCCGCAGCCGGCGGGGTCTCGATCAACGAGGGCTTCAGTGTCTCGGACGGCACGGTCTCGGACACAAAAGTTCTCATGAAAGTGAGAAAGCCACAAGAGAAGGCTCTGCAGATGCGGGCCGAGGGCTACCGGGAGTTCGTGCTCGTGGAGCGGATGTACTTCCCGGACATGAAAGTGTACAGGAACGATGAGCTGCCCGAAAAGAGCGATTACATGAGCGTGATGTATGCCCGCAAATAA
- a CDS encoding cobalt-precorrin-4/precorrin-4 C(11)-methyltransferase, whose translation MPANNPEKVIWFVGAGPGDPELITVKGKNLLEKADVLIYAGSLVNPVLVASSKASEMVDSWGMHLDDMVALMADRVNAGKFVVRLHSGDPALYGSIVEQIAELKKHNIMVRIVPGVSSVFAAAAALTTEYTPRGVSETLIITRPAGKTLEKDYIAELSQYPATMAFFLGSEHFFDITTKLACPKDTPAAVIFHASWPDQKIILGTVADIAGKAKEAGITRSALLIVGKAVSGIASGYQRSHLYS comes from the coding sequence ATGCCCGCAAATAATCCTGAGAAAGTGATCTGGTTTGTCGGCGCCGGTCCTGGCGATCCCGAGCTCATCACGGTGAAGGGAAAGAACCTGCTCGAAAAAGCCGACGTGCTCATCTACGCGGGATCGCTTGTCAACCCCGTTCTCGTTGCATCGAGCAAAGCCTCCGAGATGGTGGACAGCTGGGGCATGCATCTCGACGATATGGTTGCGCTCATGGCCGACCGGGTGAATGCGGGGAAGTTCGTTGTCCGGCTCCACTCGGGCGACCCGGCGCTCTACGGCTCGATCGTTGAGCAGATCGCGGAGCTCAAAAAGCACAACATCATGGTCCGGATCGTTCCCGGTGTCTCCTCGGTCTTTGCCGCCGCTGCCGCCCTCACCACCGAGTACACCCCCCGGGGTGTCTCGGAGACCCTGATCATCACCCGGCCTGCGGGAAAGACCCTTGAGAAGGATTACATTGCCGAGCTCTCGCAGTACCCGGCCACGATGGCCTTCTTCCTCGGGAGCGAGCACTTTTTTGACATTACGACAAAACTTGCCTGCCCGAAGGATACCCCGGCAGCGGTGATCTTCCATGCCTCCTGGCCAGACCAGAAGATCATTCTCGGCACGGTTGCAGATATTGCAGGGAAAGCAAAAGAGGCCGGGATCACCCGGTCCGCACTCCTGATCGTGGGAAAGGCGGTCAGCGGCATTGCATCCGGCTACCAGCGCTCGCACCTCTACTCATGA
- the cbiG gene encoding cobalt-precorrin 5A hydrolase: MTGTVVVALKRFLPDAERIASFLDAEVIEYSASVFSDIFPKTRRIVALMSMGIVVRGIAPLLNDKWNDPAVVVVSPDFRFAIPLLGGHHGANELAKELAGLGLVPVITTATEATGRDSVEAIADRAGCDIVNKDSTRQVNAAMLDGDVPVHAVKGPGIVIAGPDVSFLVKKGEYTVGVGCRKGVAADEVSQAIRQALAESDIEPENVLVYATTAKKLHEAGLSEGVGAVSGNLIFLDDDTINAIGITSPSRAGKIGLLGVAEPAALAVSRQKKLVMQKKVYGRVTVAIAH; the protein is encoded by the coding sequence ATGACCGGGACCGTTGTTGTTGCCCTGAAACGTTTCCTTCCCGATGCAGAACGCATAGCCTCCTTTCTCGATGCCGAAGTCATCGAGTACTCCGCTTCGGTCTTTTCCGATATTTTTCCAAAAACCCGGCGCATCGTTGCCCTGATGTCGATGGGCATCGTTGTCCGGGGGATCGCCCCGCTCCTGAACGACAAATGGAACGACCCGGCGGTCGTGGTCGTGAGCCCGGACTTCCGGTTCGCCATTCCCCTTCTCGGCGGCCACCATGGGGCAAACGAGCTGGCAAAGGAGCTGGCCGGGCTCGGGCTTGTTCCCGTCATCACCACCGCAACCGAAGCCACCGGCCGGGACTCGGTCGAGGCGATCGCGGACCGGGCCGGCTGCGATATCGTGAACAAGGATTCGACCCGGCAGGTGAATGCCGCGATGCTGGATGGCGATGTGCCGGTCCACGCGGTCAAAGGACCCGGGATCGTTATTGCCGGCCCCGATGTCTCGTTCCTGGTAAAGAAGGGAGAGTACACGGTCGGGGTCGGCTGCCGCAAAGGGGTTGCGGCTGATGAAGTTTCCCAGGCGATCCGCCAGGCGCTCGCTGAGTCGGACATTGAGCCGGAGAACGTGCTCGTGTATGCCACGACCGCAAAGAAGCTCCACGAGGCCGGGCTTTCCGAGGGTGTCGGGGCAGTTTCTGGCAATTTAATATTCCTGGACGATGATACAATAAACGCTATTGGGATAACCTCGCCCTCGCGGGCCGGAAAGATCGGCCTTCTCGGGGTTGCAGAACCCGCAGCGCTTGCTGTTTCTCGGCAGAAGAAACTGGTCATGCAAAAGAAAGTTTACGGGAGAGTCACGGTTGCCATCGCACACTAA
- the cobJ gene encoding precorrin-3B C(17)-methyltransferase — MPSHTNTTGSLAIVGLGPGRMEYITPRALKAIAGADYVIGNASYLDPLEPVLAGKQVIRSSMGKEVERAKQAIELAHTHKVAIVSGGDAGIYGMASIVLEVLEHAGDVIDVEVIPGVTAANAAASRVGSPLSGDFAVISLSDLLTPLEVIEQRLDAVFSVGIPVVLYNPKSRGRPHNFSLAIGHARKHLDPTTPVAIVKNALREGEEQIITTLQEIESVEEAVDMHTTVIIGGRESRIWRMKDNVKGIITPRGYHRKYVY; from the coding sequence TTGCCATCGCACACTAACACCACTGGATCGCTCGCCATCGTGGGCCTTGGCCCCGGCCGCATGGAGTACATCACCCCCCGGGCTCTCAAGGCCATTGCCGGCGCGGACTATGTCATCGGGAACGCGTCCTATCTCGATCCGCTCGAACCGGTCCTTGCAGGCAAGCAGGTCATCCGAAGCTCGATGGGAAAGGAGGTCGAGCGGGCAAAGCAGGCGATCGAACTGGCCCATACGCACAAAGTTGCCATCGTCTCCGGCGGGGATGCCGGTATCTACGGCATGGCAAGCATCGTGCTCGAAGTGCTTGAACACGCGGGCGATGTGATCGATGTTGAGGTGATCCCGGGCGTCACGGCCGCCAATGCCGCCGCATCCCGGGTGGGCTCGCCGCTGTCGGGGGATTTTGCGGTCATCAGCCTCTCGGATCTCTTGACCCCGCTCGAAGTGATCGAGCAGCGCCTTGATGCGGTCTTCTCGGTCGGGATCCCGGTTGTGCTGTACAATCCCAAGAGCCGGGGCCGGCCGCACAACTTTTCGCTTGCAATCGGGCACGCGAGAAAACATCTCGATCCAACCACACCGGTTGCGATCGTGAAAAACGCCCTGAGGGAAGGCGAGGAGCAGATCATAACAACCCTTCAGGAGATCGAGTCTGTGGAGGAAGCAGTGGATATGCACACCACGGTCATCATCGGCGGAAGAGAGAGCAGGATCTGGAGGATGAAGGATAATGTCAAAGGAATCATCACACCACGGGGATACCACCGCAAATACGTATATTGA